The DNA window CCAAAATTCAGAGCAGAGTCAAAATTCAGTACATGGCTCTATCGAATCGCTATTAACACTGCATTAACGAGTTTTTCTAAACCAAAACGATCTCTTCAGTATAGTGATGTCGAATTACACAATGTAGAGATACCCGACGAAGATGATATTGGATTAAAAGACGAGCAGCAGGAACAGCTATATCTGGCGATACAGCAGTTAAATGACATAGAAAAATCTATTGTGATGCTTTACCTGGAAGACAAGTCTTATGATGAGATGGAAGATATATTGGGTATTAGTAATGCTACCTTAAGGGTAAAAATGAACAGAATCAAGGAAAAATTAAGAACCTTAACCAACAATAAATAAAATGGAACTGGACCTATTAAAAAATAGCTGGAAAAAAATTTCCGTGGATGTAGACAGCAATGAATTCGACATCATTTCTGCAACGAGAAAACAAATGAAATCTCCTTTAGAGGAGCTTAAGAAAAGATCGAAAAAGCAAATAATAATTTTACCGCTTCTTTTTATCTTTTTAGTTGTAATGGCAATTACTGTAGCCAAGGATAATAATAACTTTTTGATCTATATGGCCTTAATTATTCTACCCTTACTAATGATATATTATTATTTCAATTTAAGGTTAATAGGACAACTAGAAATGTTTAATGGCTCAGTAAAAAATGATATCGAAATTAAGATCAGGAAACTGATAAAGAGCAATGTTATATATCTTAACATTACCAGACTGCTCTTTCTGATTTTGATTATTTTTTCTGAGGTATTATTGAGGTATAACAGATTTGATTTAGTTCCTGAGCTTGCCTTACTTTCAAAAGTTAGTTTTCTCTTGAGATTGTGTATGTATGTGGGAATATTAGGAATGCATTATTTAATAAGTAAATATACATTTAACCTGTATTTTGGAAAGTACTTAAAACAATTGAGAAGTATATTATCAGACATGCAGTAAAAAAATACTCCGGAACTTATTTCGGAGTATTTTTCAATATTTTTCTGTTTTTAGATGATAATTAAAATGATCTACACCGTTTTTAAAACGCCACCATCTGCCCTTAAACTAGCTCCATTCGTAGCACCAGACAACGGACTTGAAAGATAGGTAGCGAGACTGGCAATTTCCTTAGGCTTAATAAATCTTTGCAATAAAGAATCAGGATTGGTTTGCTGAATGATCGCTGTTTTCATCTGCTCAACGCTGATGTTTTGATGGGCTGCAATGTGTTCAATATTGGTAGCCACACCTTCTGAATACGTAGGGCCACCAAGAATAGTATTGACTGTTACCTCAGTTCCTTTGGTGAGTTTTGATAAACCGTTACTAATGGCCAGCATTGAAGCTTTCGTCATTCCATAGTGGATCATATTGCCCGGAATATTGACTCCCGATTCACTGCTGATGAAAATAATTCTGCCCCATTTTTTCTCTAACATCCTGGAGAAGAGATGTCGCGATAACCTGACTGAACTCATGACATTGATTT is part of the Chryseobacterium paludis genome and encodes:
- a CDS encoding RNA polymerase sigma factor, translated to MKKTDLELEFELKLKEYKLLIYKVCRIYANDPNNIQELYQDIIIQLWKSYPKFRAESKFSTWLYRIAINTALTSFSKPKRSLQYSDVELHNVEIPDEDDIGLKDEQQEQLYLAIQQLNDIEKSIVMLYLEDKSYDEMEDILGISNATLRVKMNRIKEKLRTLTNNK
- a CDS encoding SDR family NAD(P)-dependent oxidoreductase — encoded protein: MNLELTSKRAFISGSTQGIGFAIAQQLLEEGAEVIINGRQKEKTENAVSQLKQQFPNAKVSSLVADFSNKEEVNFLLQELNDIDILINNVGVFELKDFEAISDEDWYTIFEINVMSSVRLSRHLFSRMLEKKWGRIIFISSESGVNIPGNMIHYGMTKASMLAISNGLSKLTKGTEVTVNTILGGPTYSEGVATNIEHIAAHQNISVEQMKTAIIQQTNPDSLLQRFIKPKEIASLATYLSSPLSGATNGASLRADGGVLKTV